The Mustela lutreola isolate mMusLut2 chromosome 3, mMusLut2.pri, whole genome shotgun sequence genome includes a region encoding these proteins:
- the TEX44 gene encoding testis-expressed protein 44 yields MTSRPSEEARVASIPTHGNGRSTDSLTKGSANQVPLPTEAPVADGAGAPPEQHDVDRPSIESLTSKPTSASGDKNKPEAAGTHSQEPREASSSLPVSTGPQDPACDDLGQDLSVTQRLQSSQRDSLMEEKTPQMTGVPSGEQELTPVIPGAEVQFPGTVDAQPIMNTADMDYLRGSQATNTTDTAEEGPDGLEALSVDTEALPGAGSQAVTEGDLEDSSDDLQALQLPPSPGGSTPPSPSPQGVALGRMSLDPRLYMASEENPYMRSMTSLLGGGEGSISSLADVLVWSEAPVGMATALLASGHSSVTDLLHSTGPSLRSVSSILGRTFSSGLMAGPSLALRSVTLMLGRVEQRTLEHVRSAMRFLTTHLLPSHPSPNSD; encoded by the coding sequence ATGACCAGCAGACCCTCAGAAGAGGCCAGAGTTGCCAGCATCCCCACACATGGCAATGGCAGATCCACAGACAGCCTCACAAAGGGGTCCGCAAATCAGGTCCCCCTCCCCACAGAGGCCCCTGTGGCTGATGGTGCTGGAGCGCCCCCTGAACAGCATGATGTAGATCGGCCCTCCATTGAGTCGTTGACCTCCAAACCCACATCAGCATCTGGGGACAAGAACAAGCCTGAAGCTGCTGGAACGCAcagccaggagcccagggaagcCTCAAGCAGTCTGCCGGTGTCCACGGGCCCCCAGGACCCAGCATGTGATGACCTGGGGCAAGATTTGAGTGTAACTCAGCGTCTTCAGAGCTCTCAACGGGACTCCCTGATGGAAGAAAAGACCCCACAAATGACAGGTGTCCCCAGCGGAGAACAAGAATTAACTCCAGTCATCCCAGGGGCTGAGGTACAGTTTCCCGGGACTGTGGATGCTCAGCCCATCATGAACACCGCAGACATGGACTATCTGCGTGGCAGTCAGGCCACCAACACCACTGACACCGCTGAGGAGGGACCTGATGGTCTGGAGGCCTTGAGCGTTGACACTGAAGCTTTGCCAGGAGCCGGGTCCCAGGCAGTGACTGAAGGGGATCTGGAGGACAGCTCAGACGACCTGCAGGCTCTGCAGTTGCCTCCTTCCCCAGGAGGCAGCACCCCACCCTCACCCAGCCCCCAAGGTGTGGCCCTGGGCAGGATGTCCCTAGACCCCAGGCTTTACATGGCCAGCGAGGAGAACCCCTACATGCGCTCCATGACCAGTTTGCTGGGCGGAGGTGAGGGGTCCATCAGCTCCCTGGCGGACGTCCTAGTGTGGTCTGAGGCCCCTGTGGGCATGGCCACGGccctcctggcctctggccacagCTCCGTTACGGACCTGCTGCACAGCACTGGGCCCAGCCTGCGCTCCGTCTCCAGCATCCTGGGGAGAACCTTCTCCTCTGGGCTGATGGCAGGACCCAGCCTGGCCCTGCGCTCTGTCACCCTCATGCTGGGGAGGGTGGAGCAGAGGACCCTAGAGCACGTGCGCTCGGCCATGCGGTTCCTGAccacccacctccttcccagTCACCCCAGTCCAAACTCTGACTAG